A stretch of the Arthrobacter sp. PAMC 25486 genome encodes the following:
- the ilvN gene encoding acetolactate synthase small subunit — MSRHTLSVLVEDKPGVLTRVASMFARRAFNINSLAVGPTEITGISRMTVVVDADGDLIEQVTKQLNKLVNVIKIVELVSENSVQRDHILVKVRADAATRLQVTQAADLFRASVVDVSTDSLTIEATGYADKLAALLNVLEPFGIREIVQSGTLAIGRGSRSMGDRALRAS, encoded by the coding sequence ATGAGCCGACATACTCTCTCCGTACTGGTTGAAGACAAGCCCGGTGTTTTGACGCGCGTTGCCAGCATGTTTGCCCGCCGCGCCTTCAACATCAACTCCCTCGCCGTGGGCCCCACCGAGATTACGGGGATATCCCGCATGACGGTAGTGGTCGACGCCGACGGTGACCTCATCGAACAGGTCACCAAACAGCTGAACAAACTGGTCAACGTCATCAAGATCGTTGAACTTGTTTCAGAGAATTCCGTGCAACGGGACCACATCCTGGTCAAGGTTCGTGCGGACGCTGCCACGAGGCTGCAGGTCACCCAGGCTGCAGATCTCTTCAGGGCCTCAGTGGTGGATGTGTCCACAGACTCATTGACCATTGAAGCCACCGGCTATGCAGACAAGCTTGCAGCATTGCTGAACGTCTTGGAGCCATTCGGCATCCGGGAAATTGTGCAATCAGGAACCTTGGCCATTGGGCGGGGATCCCGTTCCATGGGCGACCGGGCACTGCGCGCCTCCTAG
- a CDS encoding amidohydrolase family protein, translating to MVAQLSGLTTEVGWEARTTAELGDVVEHALEVFGSKWPMFGTDCPVAVLAGAEAIWPRVLTLVLDGPGSDVADAIFGGNTRRVYRLDHGRIRSWQSNGMGNSLEQCNRLDRSKGSRP from the coding sequence GTGGTGGCCCAGCTTTCCGGCCTGACGACTGAGGTGGGCTGGGAGGCGAGGACAACAGCCGAACTGGGGGACGTCGTCGAACATGCGCTTGAGGTGTTTGGTTCGAAATGGCCCATGTTCGGGACTGACTGTCCGGTGGCCGTGCTGGCTGGCGCGGAGGCGATTTGGCCGCGGGTTCTTACTTTAGTGTTGGATGGGCCTGGTTCCGACGTGGCGGACGCCATCTTCGGCGGCAATACCCGGAGGGTGTACCGGCTTGACCATGGCCGTATACGATCCTGGCAATCGAATGGAATGGGGAACAGCCTTGAGCAGTGCAATCGATTGGACCGATCAAAAGGTTCACGACCCTAA
- the bcp gene encoding thioredoxin-dependent thiol peroxidase gives MSERLVAGDVAPSFTLSNADGGTTSLTDFAGQNVILFFYPAAMTPGCTKQACDFRDNLGSLQSHGYKVLGISPDPVAKLEKFAARDSLTYPLLSDEDHAVADAYAAWGEKKNYGKTYEGLIRSTIVVDGDGRVAVAQYNVRATGHVAKLRRDLKIDDA, from the coding sequence ATGTCTGAACGCCTTGTTGCCGGCGATGTCGCACCGTCCTTCACCCTCTCCAACGCCGACGGCGGCACCACCTCACTCACCGATTTTGCCGGCCAGAACGTCATCCTGTTCTTTTACCCGGCAGCCATGACGCCCGGCTGCACCAAGCAAGCCTGCGACTTCCGCGACAATCTGGGCTCCCTGCAATCACACGGGTACAAGGTGCTGGGCATCTCCCCCGACCCAGTGGCCAAGCTGGAAAAGTTTGCCGCCCGCGACTCCCTGACCTACCCGCTGCTCAGCGACGAAGACCATGCCGTGGCCGACGCCTATGCAGCGTGGGGCGAGAAGAAGAATTACGGCAAGACGTATGAGGGCCTGATCCGCTCAACCATCGTGGTTGACGGCGACGGCAGGGTTGCCGTGGCCCAGTACAACGTGCGCGCCACCGGCCACGTGGCCAAGCTGCGCCGCGATTTGAAGATCGACGACGCTTAG
- a CDS encoding potassium channel family protein: MTLERWERAAEWPLIVISVLFLAAYSVQVLASGTAVKVAGWFMAVTWGLFLVDYVVSLWLAPRRLSWFFRHLHELAIVVLPMLRPLRLLRLVTLIGVLQRVAGNALRGRVATYVVAASGLLVYIGALAMYDAEKASPEASIKSFGDAAWWAIVTITTVGYGDLSPSTGTGRVIAVGLMIGGIALLGIVTATLASWLVEKVSAEDSNSQAVTVDHLELLREEIRALRLQREAIPSAVPEESTSGAHALP; encoded by the coding sequence ATGACATTAGAGCGCTGGGAGCGGGCTGCAGAGTGGCCCTTGATCGTAATATCGGTGCTGTTCTTGGCGGCTTACTCTGTCCAAGTTCTGGCGTCAGGAACGGCGGTCAAGGTCGCCGGCTGGTTCATGGCGGTCACGTGGGGGTTGTTCCTGGTTGATTATGTGGTTTCGCTCTGGCTGGCTCCGCGGCGGCTCTCCTGGTTCTTCCGGCACTTGCATGAGTTGGCCATCGTGGTGCTGCCAATGCTCCGCCCGCTCCGGCTGTTGAGGCTGGTGACATTGATTGGCGTTCTGCAACGGGTGGCAGGCAATGCGCTGCGCGGTCGGGTGGCGACCTATGTAGTCGCTGCTTCGGGATTGCTGGTGTATATCGGCGCACTTGCCATGTACGACGCCGAGAAGGCGTCTCCTGAGGCTTCCATCAAGTCCTTTGGTGACGCCGCCTGGTGGGCGATTGTGACGATCACTACCGTGGGCTACGGGGATCTGTCTCCATCGACAGGCACGGGCAGGGTAATTGCTGTTGGCCTAATGATTGGCGGCATAGCATTGCTCGGTATCGTAACTGCAACGTTAGCGTCGTGGTTGGTGGAGAAAGTCTCGGCCGAGGATTCTAATTCTCAGGCAGTGACCGTCGATCATTTGGAACTGCTCCGGGAAGAAATTCGGGCACTCCGCCTTCAGCGAGAGGCCATTCCCTCGGCTGTCCCAGAGGAATCCACGAGCGGCGCACACGCACTCCCCTAA
- a CDS encoding alpha-L-fucosidase, with protein sequence MRPDPHGKYLRPSANDWGAYQQYVKDQLTELLTWYGLIGLLWFDDEWEPTREEWESVGLESHIRSLAPDIVINDRLVGSGDYRTPEQFIPTRPLDEPWECCMTRCDTWSYVPEDQNYKPLYEIIRTAVEVVAKGGNLLLNVGLRPMAASRPSSSPCWTGWRGGWTATRTPCTGFGRALSRGSTTDSAQPLATKPTCSHWQSRWKP encoded by the coding sequence ATGCGGCCAGACCCACACGGCAAATACCTCCGTCCAAGTGCCAATGACTGGGGCGCCTACCAGCAGTATGTCAAGGACCAGCTGACGGAATTGCTGACCTGGTACGGGCTCATTGGCTTGCTGTGGTTCGACGACGAATGGGAGCCCACGCGCGAGGAATGGGAATCGGTAGGGCTTGAATCCCACATCCGCTCCCTGGCGCCGGACATTGTGATCAATGACAGGCTGGTCGGCAGTGGCGACTATCGAACTCCGGAGCAGTTCATTCCAACGCGGCCCTTGGATGAGCCGTGGGAATGCTGCATGACCAGGTGCGACACCTGGAGCTACGTGCCCGAGGACCAGAACTACAAGCCACTGTACGAGATCATCCGGACCGCAGTTGAAGTAGTCGCCAAGGGCGGAAATCTGCTGCTTAATGTGGGCCTACGGCCAATGGCAGCCTCGCGCCCGAGCAGTTCGCCCTGCTGGACGGGCTGGCGGGGTGGATGGACCGCAACAAGGACGCCGTGCACGGGGTTCGGCCGGGCCTTGAGCCGTGGCAGTACTACGGACTCAGCACAGCCGCTGGCAACAAAACCTACCTGTTCGCACTGGCAGAGCCGGTGGAAACCGTGA
- the ilvD gene encoding dihydroxy-acid dehydratase codes for MSPEKNSAEDPVVLAADGKPDIKPRSRVVTDGIHAAPARGMFRAIGMGDDDFRKPQIGVASSWNEITPCNLSLNRLAQGAKEGVFAADGFPMQFGTISVSDGISMGHEGMHFSLVSREVIADSVETVMMAERLDGSVLLAGCDKSLPGMLMAAARLNLASVFLYAGSIMPGFAKMEDGTEKEVTLIDAFEAVGACAAGTMSMKDLDSIERAICPGEGACGGMYTANTMACIGEALGMSLPGSAAPPSADRRRDMYARKSGEAVVHLLEKGIRARDIMTKKAFENAIAVTMAFGGSTNAVLHLLAIAREAHVDLTLADFNRIGDKIPHLGDLKPFGRYVMFDVDKIGGVPVIMKALLDAGLLHGDALTVTGKTVAENLAEINPPDPDGKVLRALDNPIHKTGGITILHGSLAPDGAVVKSAGFDLDVFEGTARVFEREQGALAALERGEIHAGDVVVIRYEGPKGGPGMREMLAITGAIKGAGLGKDVLLLTDGRFSGGTTGLCIGHVAPEAVDGGPIAFVCDGDKIRVDIAARSFDLLVDEEELESRKIGWKPLPAKFTSGVLAKYAKLVNSASTGAYCG; via the coding sequence ATGAGCCCGGAGAAGAATTCAGCTGAAGATCCCGTCGTTCTCGCAGCAGATGGCAAACCCGACATCAAGCCCCGCAGCCGTGTGGTCACCGACGGCATCCACGCCGCCCCGGCCCGCGGCATGTTCCGGGCCATCGGCATGGGTGACGACGACTTCCGCAAGCCCCAGATCGGCGTGGCCAGTTCCTGGAACGAGATCACCCCGTGCAACCTTTCGCTGAACCGCCTGGCCCAGGGCGCCAAGGAAGGCGTCTTCGCCGCTGACGGATTCCCCATGCAATTCGGCACCATCTCCGTCTCGGACGGCATCTCCATGGGCCACGAAGGCATGCACTTCTCCCTCGTCTCCCGTGAAGTCATTGCAGACTCGGTGGAAACGGTCATGATGGCCGAACGCCTTGACGGGTCCGTCCTGTTGGCTGGCTGCGACAAGTCCCTGCCCGGCATGCTCATGGCCGCCGCCCGCCTGAACCTCGCCAGCGTCTTCTTGTACGCCGGCTCCATCATGCCGGGCTTCGCCAAAATGGAGGACGGCACGGAGAAGGAAGTCACGCTCATCGACGCCTTCGAAGCCGTCGGTGCCTGTGCGGCCGGCACCATGAGCATGAAGGACCTCGACTCCATCGAACGAGCCATCTGCCCCGGCGAAGGCGCGTGCGGCGGCATGTACACCGCCAACACCATGGCTTGCATCGGCGAGGCACTCGGCATGTCCCTGCCCGGTTCCGCCGCCCCTCCCAGTGCCGACCGCCGTCGCGACATGTACGCCCGCAAATCCGGTGAGGCGGTGGTGCACCTCCTCGAAAAAGGCATCCGCGCCCGCGACATCATGACCAAAAAGGCCTTCGAAAACGCCATCGCCGTCACCATGGCCTTCGGCGGCTCCACCAACGCCGTGCTGCACCTGCTCGCCATCGCCCGCGAGGCACACGTGGACCTCACCCTCGCCGACTTCAACCGCATTGGCGACAAGATCCCGCATCTGGGTGACCTGAAACCCTTCGGCCGCTACGTCATGTTCGACGTCGACAAGATCGGCGGCGTGCCCGTCATCATGAAGGCACTGCTCGACGCCGGACTCCTCCACGGCGACGCCCTCACCGTCACGGGCAAAACAGTTGCGGAGAACCTGGCTGAGATCAACCCGCCGGATCCCGACGGCAAGGTCCTGCGCGCGCTGGACAACCCGATCCACAAGACCGGCGGCATCACCATCCTGCACGGGTCCCTCGCTCCTGACGGCGCCGTGGTCAAGAGCGCGGGCTTCGACCTGGACGTCTTTGAGGGAACCGCCCGGGTGTTTGAGCGTGAGCAGGGTGCCCTGGCGGCCCTCGAGCGGGGCGAAATTCACGCCGGCGACGTCGTCGTTATCCGCTATGAAGGCCCCAAGGGCGGCCCCGGCATGCGCGAGATGCTTGCCATCACAGGCGCCATCAAGGGGGCAGGCCTCGGCAAGGATGTCCTGCTGCTCACTGACGGGCGCTTCTCCGGCGGCACCACTGGGCTATGCATTGGCCACGTTGCCCCTGAAGCGGTCGACGGCGGACCCATCGCCTTTGTGTGCGACGGCGACAAAATCCGGGTGGACATTGCGGCGCGGTCCTTCGACCTGCTCGTGGATGAAGAGGAGCTTGAGTCCCGCAAGATTGGCTGGAAACCGCTCCCGGCCAAGTTCACCTCGGGCGTACTGGCCAAGTATGCCAAGCTCGTCAACAGTGCTTCAACGGGCGCCTATTGCGGCTGA
- a CDS encoding ABC transporter substrate-binding protein — translation MTRPAGPRRLVLRRAVAMSAVVLLAVTACTAAPEPSPTTAPSTAAPETVFNFGTGSDPLGFDPALVSDNESYRVTRQVLEGLMTIDPVTGAPAPSLATTWEELDGGLSYRFELRPDVKFQDGTDFNAAAVCANFERWYSFTPATRGDGSSTMFKQIFRAFKDDAKNSLYDGCTVTGPLEVTLGLKMRLTGFLQALTLPAFAISSPAALAAGTADVLDKTFSANKVSNYGLHPVGTGPFTFTSAAAGGVTLNANANYWGTKSAISTLNFKTFEQPETRFAALEDGTLDGFDPVTPGNYDKLIKSGKQVLQRDPFSVMYVGINQKIPVLKELKVREAIAAAVDKATLASNYFIAGTAPTAQFIPPKLSGFNKAVEGIPYDPAKAKTLLGESGYNGEELKFYYPTNSARTYLPLPEKVYAQIAAELTAIGLNIKPVPIPWSDGYVTAVTNDGDHALSLMGWNGSYADPDNFVGPLFGSPSAELGLDDPQLVSKITRARSMPNGPDRVAAYESISKQLAETVPAVPIAFPISALALSDKVLSYPLSPVLNEVFNQVQLAPAAG, via the coding sequence GTGACACGCCCTGCCGGCCCACGGCGCTTGGTGCTCCGGCGCGCGGTGGCGATGTCCGCCGTCGTGCTTCTTGCGGTGACAGCCTGCACGGCCGCTCCCGAACCGTCGCCCACCACGGCACCAAGCACCGCGGCGCCGGAAACCGTCTTCAATTTCGGCACCGGTTCGGACCCGCTGGGATTTGATCCGGCGCTCGTCTCAGACAACGAGTCCTACCGTGTGACGCGGCAGGTGCTGGAGGGGCTGATGACGATCGACCCCGTCACCGGCGCCCCTGCCCCCAGCCTGGCCACCACGTGGGAAGAGCTCGACGGCGGACTGTCGTACCGCTTCGAGCTGCGCCCCGACGTGAAATTCCAGGACGGCACGGACTTCAACGCCGCAGCTGTGTGCGCCAACTTTGAGCGCTGGTACTCCTTCACGCCCGCAACACGCGGCGACGGCTCCTCGACGATGTTCAAGCAGATTTTTCGCGCTTTCAAGGACGACGCCAAGAATTCCCTGTACGACGGCTGCACGGTTACTGGGCCGTTGGAAGTCACGCTCGGGCTGAAGATGCGGCTCACGGGATTCCTGCAGGCGCTGACCCTGCCGGCCTTTGCGATCTCTTCCCCCGCAGCCCTGGCGGCCGGAACCGCCGACGTCCTGGACAAGACCTTTTCCGCCAACAAGGTCTCCAACTATGGACTGCACCCCGTGGGAACCGGGCCGTTCACCTTCACCTCGGCTGCGGCCGGCGGCGTCACCCTAAACGCCAATGCCAACTACTGGGGCACCAAGAGCGCCATCAGCACGCTGAATTTCAAGACGTTCGAACAGCCCGAGACGCGGTTCGCTGCGTTGGAGGACGGCACCCTTGACGGCTTCGATCCGGTCACGCCCGGCAACTACGACAAGCTCATCAAGAGCGGCAAGCAGGTGCTCCAGCGCGATCCGTTCTCCGTCATGTACGTCGGGATCAACCAAAAGATTCCAGTCCTCAAGGAACTGAAGGTCCGTGAGGCCATTGCCGCGGCCGTGGACAAGGCCACCCTCGCCAGCAACTATTTCATCGCCGGCACGGCACCCACCGCGCAGTTCATCCCGCCCAAACTCAGCGGTTTCAACAAGGCCGTTGAAGGCATCCCGTACGATCCAGCCAAGGCCAAGACGTTGCTGGGCGAGTCGGGCTACAACGGCGAAGAGCTCAAGTTCTACTACCCCACCAACTCGGCCCGGACGTACCTGCCCCTGCCCGAAAAGGTGTACGCCCAGATCGCAGCCGAGCTGACGGCCATCGGCTTGAACATCAAGCCCGTCCCGATCCCGTGGAGCGACGGCTATGTCACGGCCGTGACGAACGACGGCGACCATGCCTTGAGTTTGATGGGTTGGAACGGCAGCTACGCCGACCCGGACAACTTCGTGGGCCCACTCTTCGGTTCCCCCAGCGCGGAACTGGGCCTGGATGATCCACAGCTGGTCTCCAAGATCACCCGCGCCCGGAGCATGCCCAACGGGCCCGACCGGGTGGCCGCGTATGAATCGATCAGCAAGCAGCTGGCGGAAACCGTGCCGGCCGTGCCGATTGCCTTCCCCATCTCGGCCCTCGCCCTATCCGACAAGGTGTTGTCCTATCCGCTCAGCCCGGTGCTCAACGAGGTCTTCAACCAGGTCCAGCTGGCCCCGGCGGCCGGTTAG
- a CDS encoding malate:quinone oxidoreductase — MTFISNTKDADVVLIGGGVMSATLGTMLKQLEPNWKIVLFEQLDTPGLESSSPWNNAGTGHSALCELNYSPAAKDGTVNPAKAIHINEQFQLSRQFWAHLVDESLIGSPKGFINTVPHMSFVIGEAHRAFLKARHEALQANPVFASMEYSEDPAQIAKWAPLVMKGRDPQEIVTATRAAEGTDVDFGALTRELIGYMGENGVEINYGTTVTDVARATDGGWDVALKHPASGEHGKIKAKFVFIGSGGGALHLLQKSGIPEGKGFGGFPVSGQFFRCTDEKLAKQHSAKVYGQASVGAPPMSVPHLDTRYVDGKRSLLFGPYGGFSTKYLKTGSYMDLPGSIRPNNIIPMLAVGKDNLDLVKYLVTEVTKTHAGKVEALHEYFPEADGKDWELITAGQRVQIIKKDAKKGGLLQFGTEVITAADGSLSALLGASPGASTAVPIMLELLQRCFPRKFKLEWQDSLRTMMPTYGSTLNDDAELFEKTLAATAASLQLKTDKA; from the coding sequence GTGACCTTCATTTCGAACACCAAAGACGCTGATGTTGTCCTTATCGGGGGCGGCGTCATGAGCGCAACGCTGGGCACGATGCTCAAGCAACTGGAACCAAACTGGAAGATCGTGCTGTTCGAACAGCTCGACACGCCAGGCTTGGAATCCTCCAGCCCCTGGAACAATGCCGGCACGGGACACTCCGCGCTCTGCGAACTCAACTACTCACCCGCGGCCAAAGACGGCACGGTGAACCCGGCCAAGGCCATCCACATCAACGAACAGTTCCAGCTGTCCCGCCAGTTCTGGGCGCACCTGGTGGATGAATCGCTGATCGGCTCCCCCAAGGGCTTCATCAACACGGTCCCGCACATGAGCTTTGTCATCGGCGAAGCGCACCGGGCGTTCCTGAAGGCCCGGCACGAGGCGCTGCAGGCCAACCCCGTCTTTGCCTCCATGGAATACTCCGAGGACCCGGCGCAGATCGCCAAGTGGGCGCCGCTGGTCATGAAGGGCCGCGACCCGCAGGAAATCGTCACCGCCACCCGCGCCGCCGAAGGCACCGACGTCGACTTTGGCGCCCTGACCCGTGAGCTCATCGGCTACATGGGCGAGAACGGCGTCGAGATCAACTACGGCACCACCGTCACCGACGTTGCCCGGGCCACCGACGGCGGCTGGGACGTTGCGCTGAAGCACCCCGCCTCCGGGGAGCACGGCAAGATCAAGGCCAAGTTTGTGTTCATCGGCTCCGGCGGCGGTGCCCTGCACCTGTTGCAGAAGTCGGGCATCCCCGAGGGCAAGGGCTTTGGCGGCTTCCCCGTCTCCGGCCAGTTCTTCCGCTGCACCGATGAAAAACTTGCCAAGCAGCACAGCGCCAAGGTGTACGGCCAGGCGTCAGTGGGCGCCCCGCCCATGTCGGTCCCGCACCTGGACACCCGCTACGTTGACGGCAAGCGTTCACTGCTGTTCGGCCCGTACGGCGGATTCTCCACCAAGTACCTCAAGACCGGCAGCTACATGGACCTGCCCGGCTCCATCCGCCCCAACAACATCATCCCGATGCTGGCTGTTGGCAAGGACAACCTGGACCTGGTCAAGTATCTGGTCACCGAGGTCACCAAGACGCACGCCGGCAAGGTGGAGGCGCTCCACGAGTACTTCCCCGAGGCCGACGGCAAGGACTGGGAGCTGATCACGGCAGGCCAGCGGGTGCAGATCATCAAGAAGGACGCCAAGAAGGGCGGCCTGCTGCAGTTCGGCACCGAGGTCATCACGGCCGCCGACGGATCGCTCTCCGCATTGTTGGGTGCCTCCCCCGGCGCCTCAACGGCCGTGCCGATTATGCTGGAGCTGTTGCAGCGTTGCTTCCCGCGCAAGTTCAAGCTGGAGTGGCAGGATTCCCTGCGCACCATGATGCCCACCTACGGCAGCACGCTAAACGATGACGCGGAACTATTTGAGAAGACCCTGGCCGCAACGGCCGCTTCTTTGCAGTTGAAGACGGACAAAGCCTAA
- the ilvC gene encoding ketol-acid reductoisomerase — MTEMFYDDDADLSIIQGRKVAVIGYGSQGHAHALNLRDSGIDVRVGLKAGSKSIAKAEAEGLRVLSVAEATAEADVIMILTPDQVQRFVYAEDIAPNLKAGDALFFGHGFNIRFGYITPPADVDVALVAPKAPGHTVRREFEAGRGIPDLIAVEQDFTGGATALALSYAKGIGGTRAGVIETTFTEETETDLFGEQAVLCGGASQLVQYGFEVLTEAGYKPEIAYFEVLHELKLIVDLMWEGGIAKQRWSVSDTAEYGDYVSGPRVITPEVKENMKAVLADVQSGAFAKRFIEDQDAGAPEFLALRKKGEEHPIESTGRELRKLFSWVGSNDDYTDGSVSR, encoded by the coding sequence GTGACTGAGATGTTCTACGACGACGATGCAGACCTGTCCATCATCCAGGGTCGCAAGGTCGCCGTTATCGGCTACGGCAGCCAGGGCCACGCACACGCACTGAACCTGCGCGATTCAGGCATTGACGTTCGCGTCGGCCTGAAGGCGGGCTCCAAGTCCATCGCCAAGGCAGAGGCTGAGGGCCTGCGCGTCCTCAGCGTTGCCGAGGCAACGGCAGAAGCCGACGTGATCATGATCCTCACCCCGGACCAGGTCCAGCGCTTCGTTTACGCAGAAGACATTGCCCCGAACCTGAAGGCCGGCGACGCCCTGTTCTTCGGCCACGGCTTCAACATCCGCTTCGGCTACATCACGCCTCCGGCAGATGTTGACGTTGCCCTGGTTGCTCCGAAGGCTCCCGGCCACACCGTGCGCCGCGAATTCGAAGCAGGCCGCGGCATCCCCGACCTGATCGCTGTTGAGCAGGACTTCACCGGTGGCGCCACGGCGCTGGCACTGTCCTACGCCAAGGGCATCGGCGGAACCCGTGCAGGCGTCATTGAGACCACCTTCACCGAAGAGACCGAAACCGACCTGTTCGGCGAGCAGGCAGTTCTCTGCGGTGGCGCTTCACAGCTCGTCCAGTACGGCTTCGAAGTTCTGACCGAAGCCGGCTACAAGCCGGAAATCGCCTACTTCGAGGTGCTGCACGAGCTCAAGCTCATCGTTGACCTCATGTGGGAAGGCGGCATTGCCAAGCAGCGCTGGAGCGTTTCCGACACCGCAGAGTACGGCGACTACGTCTCCGGCCCGCGCGTCATCACCCCCGAGGTGAAGGAAAACATGAAGGCTGTCCTCGCGGACGTCCAGAGCGGTGCTTTCGCCAAGCGCTTCATCGAGGACCAGGATGCCGGCGCACCGGAATTCCTGGCACTGCGCAAGAAGGGCGAAGAGCACCCCATCGAGTCCACCGGCCGCGAACTGCGCAAGCTGTTCTCCTGGGTCGGCAGCAATGACGACTACACCGACGGCTCCGTCTCCCGCTAA
- a CDS encoding acetolactate synthase large subunit, which yields MSKGTPASPALMAAKSSAHGAQGGTASGAVSTINATSDVVGPNNVVAPIQMTGSEALVRSLEELGVKDIFGLPGGAILPTYDPLMASSLNHILVRHEQGAGHAAQGYAMVTGNVGVCIATSGPGATNLVTAIMDAHMDSVPLVAITGQVASSVIGTDAFQEADIVGITMPITKHSYLVTDPNDIPRVLAEAFHLASTGRPGPVLVDFAKDAQQAQMTFSWPPVIDLPGYRPVFRGHSKQLREAARLIREAQKPVLYVGGGVIKANAAEELMVLAELTGAPVVTTLMARGAFPDSHHLHVGMPGMHGSVSAVTALQQSDLLITLGARFDDRVTGVLSSFAPHAKVIHADIDPAEISKNRTADVPIVGSVKEIIPDLTAAVKAEFEANGPSDLGDWWAFLGNLRDTYPLGWTEPEDGLMSPQHVISRIGALTGPEAIYTAGVGQHQMWAAQFIKYERPRSWLNSGGAGTMGYSVPAAMGAKVGNPDRVVWAIDGDGCFQMTNQELATCRINNIPIKVAIINNSSLGMVRQWQTLFYNSRYSNTDLNTGHDTIRVPDFVKLADAYDCVGLRCERVEDIDATIEAALAINDRPVIIDFVVSPDSMVWPMVPSGVSNDQIQVARNMTPVWDEED from the coding sequence ATGAGTAAAGGAACGCCCGCCAGCCCAGCGCTGATGGCAGCCAAGTCCTCCGCGCACGGTGCCCAAGGTGGCACCGCATCTGGTGCCGTGAGCACCATTAACGCAACCTCCGACGTCGTAGGTCCCAACAATGTTGTGGCGCCTATTCAGATGACCGGTTCAGAGGCTCTGGTGCGCTCGCTTGAAGAGCTTGGTGTCAAGGACATTTTCGGCCTTCCCGGCGGGGCAATCCTGCCGACGTACGACCCACTCATGGCGTCGTCCCTCAACCACATTCTGGTGCGCCATGAGCAGGGTGCGGGCCACGCAGCCCAGGGTTACGCCATGGTCACCGGCAACGTTGGTGTGTGCATTGCGACGTCGGGTCCCGGCGCCACCAACCTCGTCACGGCCATTATGGATGCGCACATGGACTCGGTGCCGCTGGTTGCCATCACCGGCCAGGTGGCCAGTTCCGTGATTGGCACGGATGCCTTCCAGGAGGCTGACATCGTGGGCATCACCATGCCCATCACCAAGCACTCGTACCTGGTGACGGACCCCAACGACATTCCCCGTGTCCTGGCTGAGGCCTTCCACCTCGCCTCCACCGGACGCCCCGGTCCCGTTTTGGTGGACTTTGCCAAGGACGCGCAGCAGGCCCAGATGACGTTCTCCTGGCCCCCGGTCATCGACCTGCCCGGCTACCGTCCCGTATTCCGCGGCCACTCCAAGCAGCTGCGTGAGGCGGCCCGCCTGATCCGTGAAGCCCAGAAGCCCGTGCTGTACGTGGGTGGCGGCGTGATCAAGGCCAACGCTGCAGAAGAACTGATGGTTCTGGCCGAGCTGACCGGCGCACCCGTTGTCACCACGCTGATGGCACGCGGCGCGTTTCCCGATTCGCACCACCTGCACGTGGGCATGCCTGGCATGCACGGTTCGGTTTCGGCCGTCACGGCGCTGCAGCAGTCAGACCTGCTCATCACCCTGGGCGCCCGCTTCGATGACCGCGTCACCGGCGTGCTCAGCAGCTTCGCTCCGCACGCAAAGGTCATCCACGCAGACATCGACCCTGCCGAGATTTCCAAGAACCGCACGGCAGATGTCCCGATCGTGGGCTCCGTCAAGGAGATTATCCCGGACCTGACCGCCGCAGTGAAGGCCGAGTTTGAGGCCAATGGCCCCTCGGACCTCGGCGACTGGTGGGCGTTCCTGGGTAACCTGCGCGACACCTACCCGCTGGGGTGGACCGAACCCGAAGACGGTCTCATGTCACCGCAGCACGTCATCTCACGCATTGGCGCCCTGACCGGACCTGAAGCGATCTACACGGCCGGCGTTGGCCAGCACCAGATGTGGGCTGCGCAGTTCATCAAGTACGAGCGCCCGCGTTCCTGGCTCAACTCCGGCGGCGCAGGCACCATGGGCTACTCGGTTCCGGCAGCCATGGGCGCCAAAGTTGGCAACCCCGACCGCGTCGTGTGGGCCATTGACGGTGACGGCTGCTTCCAGATGACCAACCAGGAACTGGCCACCTGCCGGATCAACAACATCCCGATCAAGGTTGCCATCATCAACAACTCCTCGCTGGGCATGGTGCGCCAGTGGCAGACGCTGTTCTACAACAGCCGCTACTCAAACACCGACCTGAACACGGGCCACGACACCATCCGCGTGCCCGACTTTGTGAAGCTGGCAGACGCCTACGATTGTGTTGGCCTGCGCTGTGAACGCGTTGAGGACATTGACGCAACCATTGAAGCGGCACTTGCCATCAACGACCGCCCCGTCATCATCGACTTCGTGGTCAGCCCGGACTCCATGGTCTGGCCGATGGTGCCATCAGGCGTGAGTAATGACCAAATTCAAGTTGCCAGGAACATGACCCCGGTGTGGGACGAGGAGGACTAG